The Hevea brasiliensis isolate MT/VB/25A 57/8 chromosome 1, ASM3005281v1, whole genome shotgun sequence DNA segment TTATCCTTTCACTGGAACTtctgattggttttggagcaGCCATTTTCAGCTTTTTGGGCTTGACAGGTTTGTCACTCAAGGTTTGAAGAATTGCAGCAGCCAATTCAGTTCCGGGTGTCAAAGGAACAATAGGCCCAGCTGCTAACTCAGTGACAGCAGTAGTACCAGACTCAGCTGTagactttttgccagttttagcCTTTTTGCCAGATGGTTTACCAGTTTGCTCTTTCTGCTTACTGCTTTGTTCCTTTGGAGCTATTTTTCCCTTTCCTTTTCCAGGAGCAGCAGGAGCAGGAGTCTCTGGTTCTGCCTCAGACTCTGAGTCACTCATATCCTTCCCACTaccttctttgctgcctccattaccATTTTCATCATCAGAATCATCGTCATCTTTTTCTGCTtcagcttcttcctcttcttccttttcttcctctttctcttcttcttcttctgtttctttctcttcctcttcttctgtttcttcttcttcttcctcttctgtttcttcttcttcctctttttctttctcttcctccttttctttttctttctcggcTTGAGAGCAGAACGATGTGACCTTCTTGGTTTCTCCCTCGATAgttgaaatacccaaatgaactttgattttaaacaattcttccacaatcttgtacattaacatcaaagtcccatcaactttagaatcaagagcattcataagaatAGTTTGAAAACTTCTAAATTTCTGTAGCTCTCCAAGTTCCATTTCAACAAATTCTCTCAAGTTGTTTACTTCCTCCAAAATACCTTCAACATTAATAGTGCCACTTGCACTATCTTTGGAACTAGCACCTTGTTCAAACCTAagctttctaccatcatcatctttttgcaaacttttgattgggatcatattggtcctaagtttttcggtttccaaaggtatcccaaagtctctaaacagaccattaagaagatgggcataaggtagcttgtaaggtggtttccatttcatgatttgctttagcataaaataggcaagattaaattcaatttggttcactatatgccaaattatgcagagatcaagggtactcaaatagttgggactgccagttctaggattcaacacataaatgataaaactatgaagTATTTTTatgtgttgatgagcatgagtaatgctagttttatccttcacttcccctttaaacacttcaccctcaaaatctcttttgttaaatccaccaacagcaaaaacatctttgtgagaacaaattttattcccactgtttggaattcctagggctttagctaatctagctactgtcacttcatagattttccctttcattttcaccttaaaagactcatctttgtcagaatcatcaaccctcaaattcttatagaattcttgaactaaatccacatacactccttcagtgtcagagcacaatttatcccatttctgatatccAAATAAGGATTGTAAAGGAACAGAAACTTCAATAAAAGCAGGCCAGTGGATATACCTTGGCTCATGAATAGCCCTTTCCATATGCAcaactggagcttttgaagtctttttctttttggttccctTTTCTTGAACTGGCTCACTGGTTCTTTTCTTGGGTGTTTCTTTTGATTTACCAATTACCAGAGGAGCATCTTTTTGTGGAGGAGGTGACGCAGGAACACTTGCGTCAGTGGAGTCCGATGATGAATATGTGGGGATTTTGGCTTTCCCTTTTCCTTTGTCCCGCGCCATAACCAATCTTAGAAGCAAGTTAGGCCGAAATGATAGTGAAGACTGAGATTATAAATTCAGCGATGTGAGCAGCCAAcatatatatattcatatatatatataattagtcgAAGCATATTAACATACTTTTAGCACAACTGAGCGCAATGTCACACAAAAATAGAACAGACAGCAAGAGATATTCGGGTTCTTACGAATCCATGGCAATcgatttattattatataccacattttatgaAATGttaatgccaaaaaaaaaaagaaaaaataaacaaCTGAGTGCTAAAACAGAACAAACAAGCGAGTGCAAATCAAAcagagtaaaaaataaaaaaattatcagcATATTGCGAAAGCAAATAAAACAAGTATAGACAAAATGTAAAACGCGATTccattaaagttttagattttaTACCTGAGATATACTGAAACAGAGAGTGCGAATAGACTTAGGCAAAAGAAAAATATCCAACAGCAAATAATTTCTTTCGGCAGATTTAGAGAAATAACGAAAACGAAAAATTTTGGGGATTTTCTATCTTGAAAcaatcgatttaatcgattcactGTCAATAGGTTTCGGGAATATTTAAGAATGATGAAGGGAGACGATGGCTTGGAAGGGTGCGACCGAAATGGGTTTGCGAGTGGAAAGAGAAATGCAGCCGTTCGGGTTTTGGGAGACGGAGCGATGGAAGGAAAAgaagttttgaattttaaaactgaaaagACACAACTGTAGGTTTTTGCAAAAA contains these protein-coding regions:
- the LOC131183144 gene encoding uncharacterized protein LOC131183144 — protein: MARDKGKGKAKIPTYSSSDSTDASVPASPPPQKDAPLVIGKSKETPKKRTSEPVQEKGTKKKKTSKAPVVHMERAIHEPSKEGSGKDMSDSESEAEPETPAPAAPGKGKGKIAPKEQSSKQKEQTGKPSGKKAKTGKKSTAESGTTAVTELAAGPIVPLTPGTELAAAILQTLSDKPVKPKKLKMAAPKPIRSSITVLTVYSLHLD